The Anaeromyxobacter sp. Fw109-5 genomic interval GGCGCCGTTCTCGCCCACGAGCCCGAGCTTCTCGCCCGGCGCCAAGGTCAGGCACAGATCCCGCAGGGCCCAGGCGGTCTTCCCCGGGTAGCGGAAGGAGACGTGCCGGAGCTCGATCTCCGCCGGCCGGCCCCGGGGCGGCCTCCGCGGCGGCCGCTCGCGTGGCTCCTCGCCGCCGGTCGGGATGTGCAGGTACCCGAAGAGATTGGACATGAAGAGCGCGTCCTCGTACATGCCGCCGACCGCCGAGAGGATCGCCTGCACCGATCCCTGCCCCTGCCGGAACACGGCGATGTAGAGGGTGAGGTCGCCGAGCGAGATGTCGCCGCGGGCCGCTCGCCCGGCCATGAGCGCGTACATCCCGTAGAACGCGAGGAGCGAGACGAGGCCGAAGGAGAGGCCGGCGCGGAGGCGCCGGACCGCGAGGCGCCGGTCCTCGTCGAAGAACTTCCGGAAGAGCGCGCGGTAGCGGTCGAGCACGAGCGGCCCCAGCCCGTAGAGCTTCACCTCCTTCACGTGGCTGTCGCGCGTCAGGATCCACTCGAGGTAGTTGAGCCGCCGCCCCTCCGGGGCGCGCCAGGTCCAGAGCCGGAACGACTCGCCCGAGAGGCGCGCCTCGGCGAGGAAGGCCGGCACGGACGCCGCCACGATGACGAGGACGCTCACGGGCGAGAGGCGGAGCAGGAGGCTGGAGAGCGCGACCAGGGTGACGGCGTTCTGCCCGATCGCGAACGCCTGCATGACGAGCGAGAGCGGCCGCGAGGACGCCTCGCGCCGCGCGTTCTGCATCCGGTCGTAGACCTCGGCGTCCTCGAAGTGGCGCAGCTCGAGCTCCAGCGCCTTCTCCAGGATCCGCTCGTTGATGCGGTTCCCGAGCGCGCCGCGCAGGAGCTCGCGGCGCAGGGCGAGGAGGCGCCCGGCCGCCATCTGCGCGGACATGAGCCCGAGCTCGATGGCGACGAGCCACAGGACGCGCTCGCGGTCCGCGGCGAGGCCGCTGCGGGCCGCGGCGACCACCCCGTCGACGATGAGCTTCCCGGCCCAGGCGATGCCCGCGGGGAGCAGCGCGAGGACCAGCGTGAGCGCGCCGACGAGGAGCGCGCCGCGGCGATCCGCCTCCCACACGAGCCGCATGGTCCCCGGCACCTGGCGGAACACCACGCGCATCCCTTGCAGCCGCTCGCGGAGCGTCTCGCGGGTGGCGCGGGGCGGCGGCGGGAGAGGGTGGGAACGGGCGGCGGGCACGGCGCCCGCTATAACCCAGCCGACGAGCGAGATCGACGGCACACCCGCTCGATTTCTCCGGCGCGCTGTCGTAGATCAGCGGGCGATGAACATCCCGGAACGTCGGAGCGACGCGACGACGGCGATGGCACCAGCCGAATGGTCCATCGACCGCGCGACCCAGTTCTACAACATCGCCGGATGGGGGGCCGGCTTCTTCTCGGTCAACGAGAGGGGGCACGTCGTCGTCCACCCGATGGGCCAGCCCGGCCCCGTCATCGACCTGATGGACGTGGTCGAGGACATCCGCGAGCGCAAGATCGGCTTCCCCTGCGTGGTCCGCTTCCAGGACGTGCTCCGCGCGCGCGTGAAGCAGATCAACGAGGCCTTCGCGAAGGCCGTGGCGGAGATGGGGTACGGCGCGCGCTACCTCGGCGTCTACCCGATCAAGGTGAACCAGATGCGCGAGGTGGTCGAGGAGATCCTCGACGCCGGCGCGCCGTACAACTACGGCCTCGAGGCGGGCTCCAAGGGCGAGCTGCTCGTGGTCCTCGGGATGAACACCAACCCCGAGGCGCTCACCATCTGCAACGGGTACAAGGACGAGGAGTACCTGCGCCTCGCGCTCCTCGGCCGCAAGCTCGGCCGCAAGGTCATCGTCGTCATCGAGAAGCTCTCCGAGCTGCCGCAGCTCCTCAAGCTCGGAGAGGAGATGGGCGTCGAGCCGATGATCGGGCTCCGCTCCAAGCTCACCACCCGCGGCACGGGGAAGTGGGAGGGCTCGTCCGGGGACTTCGCCAAGTTCGGGCTCACCGTCCCCGAGCTCATCCACGCCGTACGGATCCTCAAGGACGCGAAGAAGGAGCACTGCGCGAAGCTGCTCCACTTCCACGTGGGCTCGCAGCTCACCGAGATCCGGGTGGTGAAGGACGCCGTGAACGAGGGCGCCCGCGTCTACGCGAAGCTCCGCAAGATGGGGCTGCCCATCGAGTACTTCGACGTCGGCGGCGGGATGGGCGTCGACTACGTCGGCGTCCAGACGAACGGGAACGCCCAGCCCGGCACCATCGCCTCTACGGTCAACTACACGCTCGACGAGTACGTCGGCGACGTCGTCTACAACGTCCAGCGCGTCTGCGTGAACGAGGGCGTGCCCGAGCCGAACCTCGTCACGGAGTCCGGGCGGGCCATCACCGCCCACCACTCCTGCATCATCATGAACGTCTTCGGCCACATCGAGATCGGGTCGGCGGAGGAGATCGCCGCCGCCTCGGCGCCGAAGCCGGACGAGCCGAAGCTCGTGCGGGAGATGCGCGAGATCGTCTCCTCGATGACGCCGCGAAACCGGGCGGAGGCGTACCACGACGCCGCGGCCAAGAAGGAGGAGGCGCTCCAGATGTTCAAGCTCGGCATCCTCGGCCTCGAGGAGCGGGCGGTCGTGGAGAGCCTCTTCTGGAAGCTGGTGCGCGGCATCGCCGACCTGAACCGCGGCAAGAAGCGGCTCCCGCGCGAGACCCGCGACCTGGCCGACAAGATCGCCGACCAGTACATGGCGAACTTCTCGCTCTTCCAGAGCGCGCCGGACCACTGGGCGTTCGACCAGCTCTTCCCCATCGTGCCCTTGCACCGGATGGGCGAGGTGCCGACGAAGGACTGCACCATCGTCGACATCACCTGCGACTCGGACGGAAAGATCGATCGCTTCATCGAGAACGACGGCGTCGACGAGACGCTCTCGCTCCACTCCCTGCGCCCCGGGGAGCCCTACTACCTCGGCATGTTCATGACCGGCGCCTACCAGGACATCATGGGCGACATGCACAACCTGTTCGGCCGGGTGAACGAGATCCACGTGTTCGTGGACGACGAGGACCCCGAGGACTTCTACATCGAGGAGGTCATCCCCGGCGACACCATCGAGAAGGTGCTCTCGCGCCTGCAGTACGAGCCCGCCGAGCTGTCGCGCCGGGTGAAGGGCGCGCTCGACGGGAAGGTGAAGGAGGGCGCCATCCGGCCGAAGGAGGGCGTGTCGCTCGCCGACTTCTACGAGTCGGTGATGAAGGGCTACACGTACCTGGGGGGCGTGTGACCCGCGCGATCGGTTGCGCCGCGGGCGTCCCGCGGTAATCGAAGCGAGGTGGCGGAGCGCTCCCGAAAGCCCGGGGAGACCTACGAGTCCTACGCCGAGCGCCTCATCCGCGAGGCGCAGGAGGAGGGCGCCTTCGACCGGCTCTCCGGGGCGGGCAAGCCGCTGCCGCTCTGCGGCGGGGCGCTCCCCGAGGCGTGGTGGATCAAGGAGAAGCTCCGGCGGGAGCAGCTGTCGAGCCTGCCGGACTCCATCGCCATCCGCCACGAGGCCGAGGCGGTGCTCGCCGCCGTGGCGCGCGAGGGCGACGAGCGGCTCGTCCGCGAGCGCCTCGAGGCGCTGAACGCCAGGATCCGCCGGCTGAACGCGACCTTCACCGGCTGGCCGCCCACCACGCTCGCGCCCCTCGACGTCGAGGAGGTCCTGCGACGCTGGCGAGCAGGGCGGCTCGACCCGGCCGCCGCGAGCGCGCCCTGATCTCGGAGGAGCTCCTCGCGTGAAGGTCCCCGCCCTCGCCTCCTCGGTGCCTCGGCGGCGGCCGGACGACGAGCTCGAGGCGGCCCGGGAGAGCTCGCTGCGCGCGCTCGGCTCGTCGCGGTGAGTGCGGGTCGGGTCCCCCACAGGGCCGCGCGCGCAGGACGTGGCGGCGCCATGGTGGGCGGACCACCACGGGCGGCGCCGCGCCGCCACGAGGAGCGCGCATGAGCGGGATCTACAAGAAGATCGAGATCGTCGGCACGTCGCCCACGAGCTTCGCCGAGGCCACGCGAATGGCCGTCGAGCAGGCGTCGAAGTCGATCCGGCACATGGCGTGGTTCGAGGTCGTCGAGCAGCGCGGGGCCATCAAGGATGGCAAGGTCTCGGAGTTCCAGGTCACGCTGCGCGTCGGGTTCAAGCTCGAGTGAGGGGATGAGCGCCGCGGGCGCCGGGAGCGCGGGCGTTCTCCCTCGGTGCATGAGGGACGTCCGCACGCGACTCTCGGTGAGCGGTGGGGGTGCTCACGCAGGGTGATCTCGGGTGGTCTCGGAGCCGACATGCCGACCCGGCCTCTGCCGCGCGACGTCTGGGCCGTAGGAGCGGCGTACGAGGCCTATGTCGGCCGCTGGAGCGAGCTCGTCGCGCGCGAGTTCGTGCGCTGGCTCGGCGTGCCCCCGCATCGCCGCTGGGTGGACGTCGGTTGCGGAGCGGGAGCGCTGGCGCGGGCGATCGTCGAGCTCGCCGCGCCCGAAACCGTGGTCGCGGTCGATCGCTCCAAGGGCTTCGTGACCCATGCACGCGCGGGCGCAGGCGATCCTCGGGTGGCGTTCCACGTCGGAGACGCGCACTGGCTGGCGGTTCCGTCGAGCAGGTTCGACGTGGCCGTCTCGGGCCTGGTGCTCAACTTCGTGGCGGACCCGGGGAAGATGGTGTCCGAGATGGCGCGCGTGGGCCGGCCGGGGGCCACCGTCGGGCTGTACGTGTGGGACTACGCCAGCGGCGTGGAGCTGATGCGCCGGTTCTGGGACGCGGCGACGAGGCTGGACCCAGCGGCGGCAGCGCTCGACGAAGCCGTCCGCTTTCCGGGCTGCGCGCCCGCGCCGCTGGCGGCGCTCCTCGGCGCGGCGGGCCTGTCCGACGTCGAGACGCGCGCGATCGACGTGCCCACCCACTTCCGCGACTTCGACGACTACTGGTCGCCCTTTCTCGGCGGGCAGGGCCCCGCGCCGGCGTACGCCATGTCGCTGTCCGAGGACCGTCGCGTCGCGCTGCGCGAGGCCATCCGCGCGTCGTTGCCGGTGGCATCCGACGGGTCGATCGCGCTCACCGCACGCGCATGGGCGGTGCGCGGATCCAAGGCGCACGTCACGGCGCCGCCGTGAGGTGAGACGGTGCGGTCCACGCGCCGAGGCCCGGACTGTGCGAGCCGGCGGGGTCGCGCTCCTCGTCGGTGGGACGCTGCGGCGCGCGTCCCGACACCCGCGCGCGCGCGGCGTTCGCGGAGTGTCATCGGCTCGCCGTTGCTGAAGCGGCGCACCACCACCACCTTCATGGAGCGGGGAGCCTTCCCGCGGCGAATCGAGCGACGTTGGAAGGGGGCGCGCGCATGACGAAGTATCTTGCTGTGCTGGCGGGCGTGCTCGCGTTGGTGAGCTGTGCCTCTTCGAAGCCGTCGGAAAGACAGGAAGCCCCTACCACCGCGGCGGCCCCTTCGGCGACGCTGCCTCGGGCGAGCGCGCCGTCTCCCTCTCCCGGCGCGCCCGATCAGGCGAACGCTGACCTCGCGAGCGCGCAGGCGCGTCTCGAGGAGGCGCAACGTGAGCTGGAGCGGGCCAGGTCCGAGTGGGCCGCTGCGGACGCGGAGGCGCAGAGCGCGAAGAACCAGATGGACATGGCGAACAAGGGCGCGGACAGCGTGGCTCAGGCGCGCGCCGCCGAGCTCGCCCGCGCCGCCGAGGCGCACCAGCGCAGCGCCACCACGCACCTCGACTACGCGAACAAGCTCGTGGCAGCGCGCCGGGCCGACGTGGAGGTCGCGCAGCTCCACCTGCGCACCGTCGAGGCGGGAGGCGACGCCGCCGCGTCGACCTACCCGAGCCAGCAGACCGATCCGAAGCTGGTGGCCGCTCAGGACGCGGAGAAGGCCGCGCGCACCCGGGCATCGGAGCTCGGCCGGGCAGCGCTCGCCGCCCAGCGCGCGTGGGAGGACGCGGCCGGTCGCGCACGCGCCGGCGCCCCGACCGATGTGACGACCAGCGGCACGGGGCTCGGTGACGCGACGGACACCGGCGGGCTCGGTGAAGGCACGGACACCGGCGGGCTCGGTGAAGGCACGGACACCGGCGCAGCCACTCCCGCGCCGAGCCCTCCGGCGCCGGAGCCGGGGCGCTGAGCGGCATAGGGTTCCGACGTTCGTTGCGGCCGCACCAGCGGCGCGAGGCGGGCCGGCGCGGCCGGTAGAGCGAGACGAGCGCGGGCATGCGCGCTGCTCGCCTACGTCTGCGTAGCACAGCACGCTCGGGTCAGGTCGCGTCGGGATTGACGGCAGAGCAGGGGAATCGAACCCCCCAACAGCGCCTCTCAGCACCATCCACCGGTTTTGAAGACCGGGCCCGGCACCAGCCTAGGACGCTCTGCCGCCCGTGGGTTTACGCGCGCCCCGCGGCAGCGTCAAGCGGCGGCGCGCCCTACTTCGACGCCTTCGACACGCGCGAGGGCCGGTCGCCGGCGACCGGGGCGGCGTGCTCGTCGCCCCACGGCGAGATGCGGGTGGGCGCGGCGCGCTCGTGCGGCATCGCGGCGCGGGGTGAGCGGAAGTACTGGATGGGCGAGTAGAAGACGAAGTTCGAGGCGCGGCTCGTGTACACGCAGGCGTAGTTCTCGACCTGCTCGGCGAAGCGCGAGTTCTCGTGCCCTTCCTTGAAGGTGAGCCCCCAGTAGGCGTTGAAGCCCTCCTCCACGGAGCGCTGCAGCTCGCGGATCCGGTCGTCGGCGTCCCGGCGGGCGTGCCGGAGCACCTCGAGCTCGGCCTTGTCGTGCCGCCGGGTCTCCTGAAGCCGCTCGCGCGCGCGGGGGTCGGGGGCGCGATCGATGCGCCGGTCGAGCGCGTTCAGCGCGGCCCGGTGCACCGAGATCTCGTCCTCGACCCGCACGCGCACCGCCTCGAGGCGCGCCAGCTCGGCCAGCGCGTCCTGGCTCTTCTCGAGCCAGGCCAGCTCCCGCTCGAGCTCCTCGACGACCATGCAGGTCCGCCAGAGCGAGCTCTTCTTCGACCGCAGGATGTCGCCGTAGATGTGGTCGCCGACGTACAGGATGCGGTCGCCGCCGATGCCGATGAGCCGCTCCAGCGTGGGCAGGTCGCCGCCCTCGTACCAGCGGCCGCGCTCGAGGGCGGTGGCCTCCCCCGCGCGCGAGCCGTCCGGCGCGAGCGCGTAGAGCGGCCGCCGGTCCGAGAAGAAGGCCGGCTTCGCCGCGCCGGTGATCACCGCGTCGAAGTAGTTCCGCCAGCTCGGGTACTCGGGCAGCACGCCGTCGAGGATGTACGACATCACCGCGTCGGTGTAGTCCCACAGGGAGTTCGTGAGGACGAAGAGCTTCTTCCCGCCGGAGCGCAGCTTGTGCAGCGCCGGCCCGAGCTCGGGGTCCTTCAACAGGTATCGAGGCAGGTCCTTCTTCACCTCCGCCTTGAGCGTGCCGTCGCGGTGGACCGTGTCGATCGACTCGCGGATGTCGTCCCAGAGCTTCGAGTAGTCGACGCGCTGGCCGCCACCCTCGAGCAGCTCGATGATCTCGGCGAAGAGGCACGCCTCGGGGAGCGCGAAGAGCGTGTCGATCCAGGCGAAGCGGGGGGAGGAGAGGTGGACCTTCTCGTCGCGGTAGAGGCGCCGCTTCTCCTCGGGCGGCAGCGGCCGCCGCCCGTGGTAGCAGCGGCCCACGTGGTTGTGGCGATCCATCTTGAAGATGTTGCCGTGCAGCTTGTCCATCACGAGCCCGCGGATCACGAAGACGGGGTCGTAGCGGAGCGCGCCGATCTGCGCGGGGTAGCCGAGCGCGGAGATCATGCGCGCGAGGGTCATCCCGAAGGCGAGCTCCTCGAGCCGCTGCAGGTGGTACATCGCGAGCGTGTAGTCCATGTCGAAGCCGACGAGCTCGATCTTGTCCATCCGGAGGTTCCGGTTGACGAAGATCTCCCGCGCGCGCGGCACCTCGCGGCCGGCGTGCGGCGTCTCGAGCAGCCTCAGGATCTCGGGCGCGTCGTACGCGCGCCCGCCGGCCGGCGCGACGGGCGCGTCCTGCAGGCCCGCGCCGGCGTGCGGCCCCCCTCTGGTGGTCGACATGTGAGACCGTGATAACCCGTCGCGGGCACCTGCTCAACGGCGGCGTTTCCCGGCGTCGCGCGGCGCGACCGGGAAAGTTGACCGCGCGGCCGCGCGTGGCAGCCTCGGACACCGTGCCGAGGACGCGCCCCACGCTCGCCGAGCTTCTCGCCCGAGTGGAGGCGCTCGAGGATCGCGTCGCGCGGCTCGAGGCCGGGCGGGCACCGCCGGGCGACGGGCGCGCGGCCAAGGTGAAGCGGGAGCGCGAGGTGAAGCGCTGCCCCGGCTGCGGCCTGCCGCTGCGACGGCGCGCCGGCCGCTGCGCCGAGTGTGGCCGCCCGCTCGACTCCCTGTGACGGACCCTAGTCGTCGGCGACGATGCTGGAGGCGGGGATCCCCAGCGCCCGCGCGATGGCGACCACGGTGGTGTAGGGCGGGTTCCGGCCGCCGCGCTCGATGAGGCTCACGTACGCCACGGACAGGTCGAGCGCCTCGGCGAGCGCCTCCTGCGTCAGCCCGCGCGTCCGGCGCTGCTCTCTGACGCGCTCCCCGAATCGGCGCAGCTCGTCGCGGCGGGGGTCTCGCTGTGACTTCGTCTTGGCCATGCTGGGAGGCGATCTCCTGAGGTGTTGGGAAACACCATAACGATCCGATACACCAACGGACCGCTCCTTTAGGGCCAGTTCCGGGCTGGCGTCCACGGACCCTCCGTTCAGCCTCCGCCGAGGTGCGCCACGTTCGGAGCGCCCCGCGCTCGCTCGATTTCGCCGCGGGTTCACGGCCTCTCGCGTGGACGCTGCGCCGCACGGCGGCTATGTTCGCGCGCGTACATGGCCACCCACCGCGCGCACACGCGCGTCCTCGACCTCGACAAGGTGAGGGCGCACACCCTCCCGAACGGCCTCCGCGTCCGGCTCCTTCCCGACCGGAGCGCACCCACCGCGAGCTACTACACCTTCTTCCAGGTCGGCTCGCGCAACGAGCGGCTCGGCACCACCGGCATCAGCCACCTCTTCGAGCACATGATGTTCAACGGGGCGGCCAAGTACGGGCCGAAGGAGTTCGACCGCGTCCTCGAGTCGCGCGGCGGCCACTCGAACGCGTACACGTCGAACGACGTGACCGCGTACTACGAGGACTTCGCGCCCGACGCGCTCGAGACGGTCATCGATCTCGAGGCGGACCGCATGCGGTCGCTCCGCCTCACCGCCGAGTCGCTGGAGCAGGAGCGCGAGGTGGTGAAGGAGGAGCGTCGCCTCCGGACCGAGAACTCCATCTTCGGGCTCATGGAGGAGCAGCTCGAGGCGCTCGTCTTCCTCGCCCATCCCTACCGCTGGCCGGTGATCGGCTGGATGGACGACATCGAGCGGATCACGCGCGACGACTGCGAGGCCTTCTTCCGGACCTACTACGCGCCGAACAACGCGGCGATCTACGTGGTGGGCGACCTCGACCCGGACGCCACGCTCGCGCTCATCGAGGGGCACTACGCCGACATCTCGGCCGGCCCGCGGCCCGCGCCGGTCGCGCAGGGGGAGCCCCCGCAGCGCGGCGAGCGGCGGGCGGTGGTCCGCTACCCGGCCCAGGCCCCGGCGCTCCTCGCCGGCTGGCGCGGCCCCGCGGCGCGCAGCCCCGACTCCGCGGCCCTGGACGTCCTCCAGGTGTGCCTGG includes:
- a CDS encoding HAD-IG family 5'-nucleotidase, giving the protein MSTTRGGPHAGAGLQDAPVAPAGGRAYDAPEILRLLETPHAGREVPRAREIFVNRNLRMDKIELVGFDMDYTLAMYHLQRLEELAFGMTLARMISALGYPAQIGALRYDPVFVIRGLVMDKLHGNIFKMDRHNHVGRCYHGRRPLPPEEKRRLYRDEKVHLSSPRFAWIDTLFALPEACLFAEIIELLEGGGQRVDYSKLWDDIRESIDTVHRDGTLKAEVKKDLPRYLLKDPELGPALHKLRSGGKKLFVLTNSLWDYTDAVMSYILDGVLPEYPSWRNYFDAVITGAAKPAFFSDRRPLYALAPDGSRAGEATALERGRWYEGGDLPTLERLIGIGGDRILYVGDHIYGDILRSKKSSLWRTCMVVEELERELAWLEKSQDALAELARLEAVRVRVEDEISVHRAALNALDRRIDRAPDPRARERLQETRRHDKAELEVLRHARRDADDRIRELQRSVEEGFNAYWGLTFKEGHENSRFAEQVENYACVYTSRASNFVFYSPIQYFRSPRAAMPHERAAPTRISPWGDEHAAPVAGDRPSRVSKASK
- a CDS encoding class I SAM-dependent methyltransferase yields the protein MPTRPLPRDVWAVGAAYEAYVGRWSELVAREFVRWLGVPPHRRWVDVGCGAGALARAIVELAAPETVVAVDRSKGFVTHARAGAGDPRVAFHVGDAHWLAVPSSRFDVAVSGLVLNFVADPGKMVSEMARVGRPGATVGLYVWDYASGVELMRRFWDAATRLDPAAAALDEAVRFPGCAPAPLAALLGAAGLSDVETRAIDVPTHFRDFDDYWSPFLGGQGPAPAYAMSLSEDRRVALREAIRASLPVASDGSIALTARAWAVRGSKAHVTAPP
- a CDS encoding ABC transporter ATP-binding protein → MRVVFRQVPGTMRLVWEADRRGALLVGALTLVLALLPAGIAWAGKLIVDGVVAAARSGLAADRERVLWLVAIELGLMSAQMAAGRLLALRRELLRGALGNRINERILEKALELELRHFEDAEVYDRMQNARREASSRPLSLVMQAFAIGQNAVTLVALSSLLLRLSPVSVLVIVAASVPAFLAEARLSGESFRLWTWRAPEGRRLNYLEWILTRDSHVKEVKLYGLGPLVLDRYRALFRKFFDEDRRLAVRRLRAGLSFGLVSLLAFYGMYALMAGRAARGDISLGDLTLYIAVFRQGQGSVQAILSAVGGMYEDALFMSNLFGYLHIPTGGEEPRERPPRRPPRGRPAEIELRHVSFRYPGKTAWALRDLCLTLAPGEKLGLVGENGAGKSTLVKLLLRLYDPTEGEIRYGGVDLRDMDPADLRQRIGAVFQDFVRYQFTAAENIGLGNPAFVEDRARIAEAARRGGAAALVEALPQGYDTVLGGWFEAGHEISSGQWQKLAVARAFMREDAEVLVLDEPTAAIDAEAEHELFQRFKELAADRTAIVISHRFSTVRIADRIAVLHGGRLEELGTHRELVARHGRYAHLFRLQAQGYLE
- a CDS encoding DUF1992 domain-containing protein, whose protein sequence is MAERSRKPGETYESYAERLIREAQEEGAFDRLSGAGKPLPLCGGALPEAWWIKEKLRREQLSSLPDSIAIRHEAEAVLAAVAREGDERLVRERLEALNARIRRLNATFTGWPPTTLAPLDVEEVLRRWRAGRLDPAAASAP
- the speA gene encoding biosynthetic arginine decarboxylase yields the protein MAPAEWSIDRATQFYNIAGWGAGFFSVNERGHVVVHPMGQPGPVIDLMDVVEDIRERKIGFPCVVRFQDVLRARVKQINEAFAKAVAEMGYGARYLGVYPIKVNQMREVVEEILDAGAPYNYGLEAGSKGELLVVLGMNTNPEALTICNGYKDEEYLRLALLGRKLGRKVIVVIEKLSELPQLLKLGEEMGVEPMIGLRSKLTTRGTGKWEGSSGDFAKFGLTVPELIHAVRILKDAKKEHCAKLLHFHVGSQLTEIRVVKDAVNEGARVYAKLRKMGLPIEYFDVGGGMGVDYVGVQTNGNAQPGTIASTVNYTLDEYVGDVVYNVQRVCVNEGVPEPNLVTESGRAITAHHSCIIMNVFGHIEIGSAEEIAAASAPKPDEPKLVREMREIVSSMTPRNRAEAYHDAAAKKEEALQMFKLGILGLEERAVVESLFWKLVRGIADLNRGKKRLPRETRDLADKIADQYMANFSLFQSAPDHWAFDQLFPIVPLHRMGEVPTKDCTIVDITCDSDGKIDRFIENDGVDETLSLHSLRPGEPYYLGMFMTGAYQDIMGDMHNLFGRVNEIHVFVDDEDPEDFYIEEVIPGDTIEKVLSRLQYEPAELSRRVKGALDGKVKEGAIRPKEGVSLADFYESVMKGYTYLGGV
- a CDS encoding helix-turn-helix domain-containing protein produces the protein MAKTKSQRDPRRDELRRFGERVREQRRTRGLTQEALAEALDLSVAYVSLIERGGRNPPYTTVVAIARALGIPASSIVADD
- a CDS encoding pitrilysin family protein, with translation MATHRAHTRVLDLDKVRAHTLPNGLRVRLLPDRSAPTASYYTFFQVGSRNERLGTTGISHLFEHMMFNGAAKYGPKEFDRVLESRGGHSNAYTSNDVTAYYEDFAPDALETVIDLEADRMRSLRLTAESLEQEREVVKEERRLRTENSIFGLMEEQLEALVFLAHPYRWPVIGWMDDIERITRDDCEAFFRTYYAPNNAAIYVVGDLDPDATLALIEGHYADISAGPRPAPVAQGEPPQRGERRAVVRYPAQAPALLAGWRGPAARSPDSAALDVLQVCLAVGESSRLRRRLVQDEEVAVSVSIGWGWRIDPGVFLAFLELAPKVKSARAEAMLWEEIDEVATKGVATAEVRRAQALLRSSVLHELATHHGVAHALGQAEALLGDWREAARALEHYAAVGPRDVKRVAAEYLDPARRCVVALDPEVKR
- a CDS encoding dodecin encodes the protein MSGIYKKIEIVGTSPTSFAEATRMAVEQASKSIRHMAWFEVVEQRGAIKDGKVSEFQVTLRVGFKLE